From the genome of Clostridium sp. BNL1100, one region includes:
- the rph gene encoding ribonuclease PH, whose amino-acid sequence MLRHDGRSNTQLRPVRILRNYIKHAEGSVLIEVGDTKVICTASVEERIPPFKKDSGEGWITAEYSMLPRATAVRNQRDISKLKLNGRSSEIQRLIGRSLRTIVDLKLLGERTITIDCDVIQADGGTRTASITGGYVALVDACRTLVKNGMISKMPITGTVAATSVGIVNGEELLDLCYIENSNAAVDMNVIMTDKGEFIEIQATGEKSSFSKKQLDKLFDLAESGIHELIKAQNEVLWKD is encoded by the coding sequence ATGTTGAGGCATGACGGAAGAAGCAATACACAATTGAGGCCGGTAAGGATTCTGAGAAATTACATTAAACATGCGGAAGGGTCAGTTCTCATAGAAGTTGGGGATACAAAAGTAATATGCACGGCTTCTGTTGAGGAGAGGATTCCTCCTTTCAAAAAGGATTCAGGAGAAGGTTGGATAACTGCTGAATATTCTATGCTTCCCAGAGCTACAGCTGTAAGGAATCAAAGAGATATTTCAAAATTAAAGCTTAATGGAAGAAGTTCTGAAATCCAACGACTTATAGGAAGGTCACTAAGAACTATAGTTGACCTGAAACTCTTGGGTGAGAGAACTATAACCATTGACTGTGATGTAATTCAGGCCGACGGCGGAACCAGAACCGCTTCCATTACGGGAGGGTATGTGGCATTGGTAGATGCGTGCAGGACACTGGTTAAAAACGGCATGATTTCAAAAATGCCGATTACAGGAACTGTGGCTGCAACAAGTGTAGGAATTGTTAATGGTGAGGAGCTTTTAGACCTCTGTTATATCGAGAATAGTAATGCAGCGGTTGACATGAACGTTATAATGACGGATAAAGGTGAATTCATCGAAATACAGGCTACCGGTGAAAAGTCGAGCTTTAGTAAGAAACAGCTGGATAAACTTTTTGATTTGGCTGAATCCGGAATACATGAGCTGATAAAGGCTCAGAATGAGGTCTTATGGAAAGATTAA
- a CDS encoding GerMN domain-containing protein: protein MKKIISIVLVIMLLSTGCSFIGHKEEQEPSIQAANQTLNSSATNTAQDSKAAASATASSSKGLAMATGTAAPTTTSSMVSGNYTGSQINGLVIDNGAGKGMVPASDKTNLLITLYYKNKKGLLVPVTRTVKKQEGLAKAAVLGLVDEAVTKEQLDYYGLYPVLPKGTKIKGINIKDKVAVIDFSKEFLNLSGKQEEQEAVASVVYTLTGFSTVSDVRIRVEGKEITTLENGTDLSILRNRSNTLINSSDTQIKDGCVKCDLYYVSDDSNNHNYLVPVSVQIPQTDPNGIPELIFNELSKKPDDTTYFTSIPEGTKLISFDQQGSTAVLDFSSQITNYGGSEKEDSLLNQIYYTISQMKGIQKIKLLINGMEKPLPEGTEVASAKSVPVTFNKVIDN, encoded by the coding sequence ATGAAAAAAATTATTAGTATTGTGTTGGTAATTATGCTTTTATCGACAGGATGCTCTTTTATTGGTCACAAAGAAGAACAGGAGCCCAGCATTCAAGCGGCAAATCAAACCCTTAATTCCTCTGCAACAAACACGGCTCAGGATTCTAAAGCAGCAGCTTCCGCCACAGCGAGCAGTTCAAAGGGATTGGCTATGGCTACCGGTACAGCAGCTCCCACAACAACAAGCTCCATGGTAAGCGGTAATTATACCGGGAGCCAGATAAACGGTCTTGTTATAGATAATGGGGCGGGTAAAGGTATGGTTCCTGCTTCTGATAAAACCAATCTTCTTATAACTTTATACTACAAAAACAAAAAAGGACTACTTGTACCTGTTACCAGAACAGTAAAAAAACAGGAAGGTCTTGCAAAAGCAGCAGTCCTCGGGTTAGTAGATGAAGCTGTAACAAAAGAACAGCTGGACTACTACGGGCTTTACCCCGTACTGCCCAAAGGCACAAAGATAAAAGGCATAAATATAAAAGACAAAGTTGCTGTAATTGACTTTTCAAAGGAATTTTTAAATTTATCCGGTAAGCAGGAAGAGCAAGAGGCGGTAGCTTCTGTTGTGTATACACTGACTGGTTTTTCCACTGTATCAGACGTCAGAATAAGGGTTGAAGGAAAGGAAATAACAACTCTTGAAAATGGAACGGACTTATCAATTCTACGAAATAGAAGCAATACATTAATTAATTCAAGTGATACTCAAATTAAGGATGGTTGTGTGAAATGCGACTTATATTACGTTTCAGACGACAGCAATAATCACAATTATCTTGTCCCTGTATCTGTACAGATACCTCAGACAGACCCTAACGGAATACCTGAACTAATCTTTAACGAATTAAGTAAAAAGCCCGATGATACGACATACTTTACATCCATTCCGGAAGGTACAAAGCTCATATCTTTCGACCAACAGGGAAGTACTGCTGTTCTGGACTTTTCAAGCCAGATTACAAATTACGGCGGTTCAGAAAAAGAAGATAGTCTTCTAAATCAAATATATTATACAATCAGCCAGATGAAAGGAATACAAAAAATAAAGCTCCTTATAAACGGTATGGAAAAGCCTTTGCCCGAAGGGACTGAAGTGGCTTCAGCTAAAAGTGTTCCTGTGACCTTTAATAAGGTAATAGATAACTAA
- a CDS encoding DUF2971 domain-containing protein, giving the protein MKDQKLWRYYDLIKFLTLINGELYFARADTFKDKYEGAIPKQTFQSMIENFRDYGTAKNKTDIILEFQKIFNEKRKKAAISCWHINDTESAAMWELYAKAGFGIAVNTTTERLANSLVIPEGYSMIMSQVNYIDFDKENDTDYIYNELLPFKNKRKEFIYENEFRIILYKERNESTPVSTCTDETILADKVSRRFHFGLENLPQEGVKVKVDPSKIILEILASPHMKKYEVQEIRRLLDIINHNNNTNFTIRHSDIYDNLNYSK; this is encoded by the coding sequence GTGAAAGATCAAAAACTGTGGAGATACTACGACTTGATAAAATTTCTGACATTGATTAACGGTGAATTATATTTTGCCCGCGCCGATACTTTTAAGGACAAATATGAAGGTGCAATCCCAAAGCAAACTTTTCAAAGTATGATAGAAAATTTCAGGGATTACGGCACTGCCAAGAATAAAACTGATATAATACTTGAATTCCAAAAAATTTTCAACGAAAAAAGAAAAAAGGCTGCAATAAGCTGCTGGCACATCAACGACACCGAATCTGCGGCAATGTGGGAATTATACGCAAAAGCAGGCTTTGGAATTGCGGTCAACACAACGACAGAAAGGCTTGCAAATTCATTGGTTATTCCAGAGGGTTACAGTATGATAATGTCTCAAGTAAACTATATAGATTTTGATAAGGAGAACGATACCGACTACATTTATAATGAGCTTCTTCCTTTTAAAAACAAAAGAAAAGAATTTATTTACGAAAATGAGTTCAGAATTATTCTATATAAGGAAAGAAATGAATCAACCCCTGTTTCCACTTGCACTGACGAAACCATCCTTGCCGACAAAGTCAGTCGAAGATTTCATTTCGGACTGGAAAACCTCCCCCAAGAAGGAGTAAAAGTTAAAGTTGATCCCTCCAAAATCATTCTAGAGATACTGGCTTCACCTCATATGAAAAAATACGAGGTACAAGAAATCAGGAGACTTCTCGATATTATTAATCACAATAATAATACAAACTTTACAATACGACATTCTGACATTTATGACAATTTGAATTATTCAAAATAA
- a CDS encoding XTP/dITP diphosphatase — translation MERLIVATKNKGKMVEIKQVLSGLPLDVISMNEADIDIDVVEDGDTFEENSLKKALEISKVSKSMVLADDSGLEVDVLDGAPGIYSARFAGPEASDADKNKKLLEMLKDVPFEKRTARFVCAIAVVFPDGRHFVVRGTCEGFIDFECKGSNGFGYDPLFFVQQFDKTMAEIDADLKNKISHRAKALALMQEKLQKYL, via the coding sequence ATGGAAAGATTAATTGTTGCTACAAAAAATAAGGGAAAAATGGTTGAAATCAAGCAGGTATTATCAGGACTGCCACTTGATGTTATATCAATGAATGAAGCAGATATTGATATTGATGTAGTTGAGGATGGCGATACTTTTGAAGAAAACTCTCTGAAAAAGGCCCTTGAAATAAGTAAAGTGTCAAAAAGCATGGTGTTGGCAGATGATTCAGGATTGGAAGTCGATGTTCTTGACGGAGCTCCGGGAATTTACTCTGCCAGATTCGCAGGACCTGAAGCAAGTGATGCGGATAAAAATAAAAAATTATTGGAAATGTTAAAGGACGTACCTTTTGAAAAGAGAACCGCAAGGTTTGTATGTGCAATAGCGGTAGTATTTCCTGATGGCAGGCACTTTGTAGTTAGGGGAACCTGTGAGGGATTTATAGATTTCGAATGTAAAGGCAGTAACGGCTTTGGTTACGACCCCCTTTTCTTTGTACAGCAATTTGACAAGACTATGGCTGAAATAGATGCGGATTTGAAAAATAAAATAAGCCATCGCGCTAAGGCACTGGCATTAATGCAGGAAAAATTACAGAAATATTTATAA
- a CDS encoding metallophosphoesterase: MKVLVMSDTHGYLTNAMRAIEKNPDVEIIIHLGDYCRDVADLEQLYPDKKFEYVYGNSDFGVGTVEAEKTLEIEGRRVFLTHGHKYSVKWDLDRIIARAEIENAHIALYGHTHVALIDQVCDRMVLNPGSISESRSNLSESYAILDITPEKIDAEFFYI; encoded by the coding sequence ATGAAAGTACTTGTTATGAGTGATACTCACGGGTATCTTACTAATGCAATGAGGGCAATAGAAAAAAACCCGGATGTTGAAATAATAATTCATCTGGGTGACTATTGTCGGGATGTAGCAGATCTTGAACAGCTATATCCGGATAAAAAGTTTGAGTATGTTTATGGAAACAGTGACTTTGGCGTTGGAACGGTTGAGGCGGAAAAGACTCTGGAAATTGAGGGTAGGAGAGTATTTTTGACTCATGGTCACAAATATTCGGTGAAGTGGGACCTGGACCGTATAATTGCAAGGGCAGAAATAGAAAATGCGCATATTGCTCTTTATGGTCATACGCATGTAGCGTTGATTGACCAAGTCTGTGACCGTATGGTTTTAAATCCGGGAAGCATAAGTGAATCCAGAAGTAATTTATCGGAGTCCTATGCAATTTTGGATATAACACCTGAAAAAATAGACGCTGAATTCTTTTATATTTAG
- a CDS encoding N-acetylmuramoyl-L-alanine amidase yields the protein MKKKTNLKKMLACILGCFLVLIPQFSVFAAQSLTMNYDGKKVKYSDTIYKITIDGKELKTDFPGIVFNKTTMLPVRAVFEKLGGKVVWNSKTQVMDVSYNGLKLQFKNNDINTKMDGKTYKLTTQAKKINDRLIIPVDFIKNIKSLSATVDSKSKSINIKTVKAAPPKNENQNVKPEKPSEPVKDKPADEPEKVPVKQVLSSYLTYVSNQDRVYFAFKGIALTSTGSTIKKYFTENYDKESGRYTITISAKANLKLAENTYKIDDDYVDSIAISRNKETLVTNFDFNVKKEFTFYTSYNEDLKQTEVNLLTPAKEGERLVVIDAGHGGVDPGASGGSTREKDVNLDIALKLEKLLKAKNVNTFMLRQDDTFVGLYDRPYIANALNATLFLSIHNNSFDKSTAKGTETLYYPEKAGDKSFTGQKFAQLIQNSLMSRLDTYNRKTVSRPGLVVLKYTHMPSSLAEIGFLSNPGDLQRLNNQDFQQKTAEALCDAIVKGLDQINKEQKNKKEENKKEESKEEDNKEQENKEEQIKEK from the coding sequence ATGAAGAAAAAAACGAATTTAAAAAAAATGCTGGCATGTATTTTGGGATGTTTTTTGGTATTAATACCTCAGTTTTCTGTGTTTGCAGCACAGTCGCTGACTATGAATTATGACGGAAAAAAAGTAAAATATTCCGACACCATTTATAAAATTACAATAGACGGTAAGGAATTAAAAACCGACTTTCCAGGTATTGTTTTTAATAAAACAACCATGCTGCCGGTAAGGGCAGTGTTTGAAAAGCTGGGTGGTAAGGTTGTATGGAACAGTAAAACACAGGTTATGGATGTTTCTTATAATGGATTAAAGCTCCAATTCAAAAATAATGACATAAATACAAAGATGGATGGAAAAACCTATAAGCTTACAACTCAAGCAAAGAAAATTAACGACAGGCTTATAATACCTGTTGACTTTATTAAAAATATAAAAAGTCTTTCAGCGACGGTAGACAGTAAGTCCAAATCTATAAATATAAAAACAGTAAAAGCTGCTCCTCCTAAAAATGAAAATCAGAACGTTAAACCTGAAAAGCCAAGTGAACCGGTAAAGGATAAGCCGGCTGACGAACCCGAAAAAGTACCTGTAAAGCAAGTGTTAAGTTCCTACCTCACATATGTTAGTAATCAGGACAGGGTGTACTTTGCATTTAAAGGAATTGCATTAACAAGTACCGGCTCAACTATAAAAAAGTATTTTACCGAAAACTACGATAAGGAAAGCGGAAGATATACTATTACTATATCTGCAAAAGCAAATTTAAAACTTGCAGAAAATACATATAAAATTGATGACGATTATGTTGATTCCATAGCCATTTCACGTAATAAGGAAACATTGGTTACAAATTTTGATTTTAATGTAAAAAAGGAATTTACATTTTATACTTCTTATAATGAAGATTTAAAACAAACGGAAGTAAATCTTCTCACACCTGCCAAAGAAGGTGAACGGCTGGTTGTTATAGATGCAGGACATGGCGGTGTTGACCCGGGTGCTTCAGGAGGTTCTACCCGCGAGAAGGATGTAAATCTGGATATTGCTTTAAAGCTGGAAAAATTATTGAAGGCTAAAAATGTAAATACTTTTATGCTCAGACAAGATGATACATTCGTAGGTCTCTACGACAGACCTTATATAGCAAATGCTTTAAATGCAACACTGTTTTTGAGTATACATAATAATTCATTCGATAAAAGTACTGCAAAAGGGACAGAAACCTTGTATTACCCGGAAAAAGCCGGAGATAAATCTTTTACAGGTCAAAAATTTGCTCAATTAATTCAGAATTCACTTATGAGCAGATTGGACACATATAATAGAAAAACTGTATCAAGACCCGGTTTAGTTGTTCTCAAATATACACATATGCCTTCAAGTCTGGCAGAAATCGGATTCCTGTCAAATCCGGGTGACTTGCAAAGGCTTAACAATCAGGATTTTCAGCAGAAGACTGCCGAGGCATTATGCGATGCTATAGTTAAGGGGCTGGACCAAATTAATAAAGAACAAAAAAATAAAAAAGAAGAAAATAAAAAAGAAGAAAGTAAAGAAGAAGATAATAAAGAACAAGAAAATAAGGAAGAACAAATTAAGGAAAAATAA